One Littorina saxatilis isolate snail1 linkage group LG12, US_GU_Lsax_2.0, whole genome shotgun sequence genomic region harbors:
- the LOC138982183 gene encoding putative pre-mRNA-splicing factor ATP-dependent RNA helicase PRP1 — protein MQADMSKRRLDVGDSGSSKRNYRDQERDDDRRDRFKDEKDRKPKSVFEEFNIPRPTLQLNPFTGLPFTPRYYELFNKRSQLPVWEYKPQFMDMVSKHQIIVLVGETGSGKTTQIPQWCLEWVRARYPKKAVACTQPRRVAAMSVAQRVAEEMDVCLGQEVGYSIRFEDCTSAKTLLKYMTDGMLLREGMSDPLLENYGMVLLDEAHERTLATDILMGLLKEIAKQHSELKIVIMSATLDAGKFQTYFDNAPLMSVPGRTHPVEIFYTPEPERDYLEAAIRTVLQIHMCETEEGDILLFLTGQEEIDEACKRIAREVENLGPEIGDLKCIPLYSTLPPNMQQRIFEAAPPRKPNGAVGRKIVVSTNIAETSLTIDGVVFVIDPGFAKQKVYNPRIRVESLLVTAISKASAQQRAGRAGRTRPGKCFRLYTEKAYTSEMQENTYPEILRSNLGSVVLQLKKLGIDDLVHFDFMDPPAPETLMRALELLNYLAALDDDGELTELGSMMAEFPLDPQLAKMVIASCDSNCSNEILSITAMLSVPQCFVRPTEAKKAADEAKMRFAHIDGDHLTLLNVYHAFKQNHEDPQWCYDNFINYRSLKSADNVRQQLARIMDRFNLKRSSTEFTSRDYYLNIRRALVNGFFMQIAHLERTGHYLTVKDNQVVQLHPSTVLDHKPEWVLYNEFVLTTKNYIRTVTDIKPEWLIKMAPQYYDMSNFPMCEARRMLERIIAKVQNRMDDYQ, from the exons ATGCAGGCAGACATGTCGAAGAGGCGACTGGATGTCGGGGACTCAGGTTCCAGCAAAAGAAACTATAG AGATCAAGAAAGAGATGATGACAGGCGTGATCGGTTTAAGGATGAGAAAGATCGAAAGCCGAAGTCTGTGTTTGAAGAGTTCAACATCCCACGTCCAACTCTTCAACTGAATCCTTTCACAG GACTCCCCTTCACACCGCGGTACTATGAGCTGTTCAACAAGCGTTCCCAGCTTCCGGTGTGGGAGTACAAGCCCCAGTTCATGGACATGGTGTCCAAGCATCAGATTATTGTGTTGGTGGGAGAGACAGGCTCTGGCAAAACAACACAG ATCCCTCAGTGGTGTCTGGAGTGGGTGCGTGCTCGCTACCCAAAGAAGGCAGTGGCGTGCACCCAGCCCCGTCGAGTGGCGGCCATGTCGGTAGCCCAGCGTGTGGCAGAGGAGATGGACGTGTGTCTTGGCCAGGAGGTTGGCTACAGCATTCGTTTTGAAGACTGCACCTCCGCAAAGACTCTCCTGAA GTACATGACAGACGGTATGTTGCTGCGTGAAGGCATGTCTGACCCCTTGCTGGAGAACTACGGAATGGTACTGCTTGACGAAGCTCACGAGCGTACGCTGGCTACAGACATTCTCATGGGTCTGCTGAAGGAGATCGCCAAGCAGCATTCTGAGCTCAAGATTGTCATCATGAGTGCCACACTTGATGCAGGAAAGTTTCAG ACATACTTCGATAACGCACCACTGATGAGTGTTCCTGGACGTACCCACCCTGTGGAGATTTTCTACACCCCAGAGCCTGAACGTGACTACTTGGAGGCTGCCATCCGCACAGTTTTACAGATTCACATGTGTGAAACGGAGGAGGGTGACATTCTACTCTTTCTCACTGGTCAAGAG GAAATTGACGAAGCGTGCAAGAGGATAGCACGTGAGGTTGAAAACCTGGGACCAGAAATAGGGGACCTGAAGTGCATACCACTGTACTCCACACTGCCTCCAAATATGCAGCAACGAATCTTTGAAGCTGCTCCTCCACGCAAACCTAACGGGGCAGTCGGACGCAAGATAGTTGTATCTACCAATATCGCAGAGACTTCACTGACTATTGATGGTGTCGTCTTTGTGATAGATCCTGGCTTTGCAAAACAGAAG GTGTACAACCCTCGGATCCGCGTGGAGTCTTTGCTGGTGACGGCCATCTCCAAAGCCAGCGCTCAGCAGCGTGCAGGTCGAGCCGGGCGTACCAGGCCAGGCAAATGTTTCCGCCTGTACACAGAAAAGGCGTACACATCGGAGATGCAGGAGAACACGTATCCAGAGATCCTGCGTTCCAACCTGGGCTCAGTGGTGCTGCAGCTGAAGAAGCTGGGTATTGATGACTTGGTGCACTTTGACTTCATGGACCCACCAG CCCCAGAGACACTGATGCGAGCGCTGGAGTTGTTGAACTACCTTGCGGCACTGGACGACGATGGTGAACTGACCGAGCTGGGATCCATGATGGCCGAGTTCCCACTGGACCCTCAGTTAGCCAAGATGGTCATCGCCTCCTGCGACTCCAACTGCAGCAACGAGATCCTCTCCATCACCGCCATGTTGTCAG TGCCACAGTGCTTCGTGCGTCCCACGGAGGCTAAGAAGGCAGCCGACGAGGCCAAGATGAGGTTTGCCCACATCGACGGTGACCACCTAACGCTCCTCAACGTTTACCATGCCTTCAAGCAGA ACCATGAGGACCCCCAGTGGTGCTACGACAACTTCATCAACTACCGTTCTCTCAAGTCGGCTGATAACGTACGTCAACAGCTGGCTCGCATCATGGATCGCTTCAACCTCAAACGCTCCTCCACAGAGTTCACATCACGGGACTACTATCTCAACATTCGAAGGGCACTTGTCAATGGCTTCTTCATGCAG ATTGCTCACCTAGAGAGGACTGGCCACTACCTGACAGTGAAGGACAACCAGGTGGTGCAGCTTCACCCGTCCACAGTACTGGACCACAAGCCTGAGTGGGTGCTGTACAACGAGTTCGTGCTGACCACCAAGAACTACATCCGTACCGTCACAGACATCAAGCCAGAGTG GCTGATCAAGATGGCCCCACAGTACTATGACATGAGCAACTTCCCCATGTGTGAGGCACGCCGCATGCTGGAGAGGATCATCGCAAAGGTGCAGAACCGCATGGACGACTACCAGTAG